The following are encoded together in the Halopseudomonas salegens genome:
- a CDS encoding tetratricopeptide repeat protein translates to MNLLARILLILLVFSCFSAASLAEETQHKGINPTNRIAYDEAVMLLDSWGGEPSVLYAAKVKLEGILRVAPDFAPAHRQLARYHILTGFIDGTRYEPSALAAAEGSLDEALRLDSESAETHVVAGNLYFLQNRLADAAAALAKAKEIGTDDPWLAIHTADVLIAQDQHAEAAVLYQSVVDSGTDNARAVSLAMDGLILYYHGLGQYQTVESIYLQQIANRPEAAWAYGNYGGFLLCTKDDAEAAIAHFRLALGLTQYDIARNGLAAALYRQSVMVEGNQRENADELIAEARSLREGTSAQVVTEFCGGGPAVVAMQNAETHSPQPE, encoded by the coding sequence ATGAATCTGCTGGCAAGAATACTGCTCATCCTGCTTGTTTTCTCCTGTTTCAGCGCCGCTTCCCTTGCTGAGGAAACGCAGCACAAGGGCATCAATCCAACAAACAGGATTGCATATGATGAAGCTGTCATGTTGCTCGATAGTTGGGGAGGTGAGCCCAGTGTGCTCTATGCGGCAAAAGTGAAGCTAGAGGGTATTCTCCGCGTGGCGCCGGATTTTGCTCCTGCTCATCGACAATTGGCTCGCTACCATATCCTGACTGGATTCATCGATGGCACCCGTTACGAGCCGTCCGCTCTGGCTGCAGCGGAAGGCTCTCTGGATGAGGCTTTGCGTCTGGATTCCGAATCAGCGGAGACGCATGTCGTTGCCGGGAACCTGTATTTTTTGCAGAACCGCCTGGCTGACGCTGCTGCTGCACTGGCCAAAGCAAAGGAGATTGGCACGGACGATCCATGGCTGGCCATACACACTGCTGATGTGCTTATTGCCCAGGACCAGCATGCCGAAGCCGCTGTTCTTTATCAGAGCGTTGTCGACAGCGGCACCGATAATGCAAGAGCGGTGTCATTAGCCATGGATGGTCTCATTCTTTACTATCATGGCCTTGGTCAGTACCAGACAGTTGAAAGTATTTATCTGCAGCAGATAGCTAATCGGCCGGAGGCTGCCTGGGCTTACGGAAACTACGGTGGATTCTTGCTCTGCACCAAGGACGACGCGGAGGCTGCTATTGCCCACTTCAGATTGGCGCTGGGCCTTACCCAGTACGATATAGCACGTAACGGACTCGCTGCTGCGCTTTATCGGCAGAGTGTCATGGTGGAGGGCAATCAGCGAGAAAACGCCGATGAACTGATTGCCGAGGCTCGGAGCCTGCGTGAGGGAACATCAGCCCAGGTTGTTACCGAGTTTTGTGGCGGCGGACCTGCTGTAGTGGCCATGCAAAATGCAGAAACTCATTCGCCTCAACCAGAATAA
- a CDS encoding DUF418 domain-containing protein, with protein sequence MREPYYEQSVIRDDEVQENIINSTPAAQRLVHLDVLRGFALLGILLVNFQWFSRPLQAMYVGYDPSLTGINLGADWLISWLAEGKFYPLFALLFGIGFTLMTESATAKGVRFWTVYGRRLLLLALIGLFHLAFIWPGDILLIYAICAVLMLLFFRNTPVQRLWKWTLVLIGVPALLVAVLLVIVLDPVALTAMQKALAHEKAALMDDVARASSVYINGSFSEVTSERIRSYWSYLSLDGIYLLMIVLGYFLLGRWLAVSGKVIDLPAHRRFLRRWAMVGLPLGLLLAALSTALFYQGDIVMLDPGPVVGEFLGLVAGVILPLGYLAAVLLAASKLTWLAPLGRTALSQYLLQSIIWTSVFYGYGLGLWGQVPRVWQLVLAVAFFALQVVISHWWLKRYRFGPAEWLWRSFTYWNWQPFKNEKSS encoded by the coding sequence ATGCGTGAGCCGTATTATGAGCAGTCAGTCATTAGGGACGATGAAGTGCAAGAAAATATAATAAATTCTACACCCGCCGCACAGCGACTGGTTCACCTGGATGTTTTGCGCGGTTTCGCCCTGTTGGGTATTTTGCTTGTTAACTTTCAGTGGTTCAGTCGCCCCCTTCAGGCTATGTATGTGGGGTATGACCCCTCGCTTACCGGTATTAACCTCGGCGCCGATTGGCTGATAAGTTGGCTGGCGGAGGGTAAATTCTATCCATTATTTGCGTTGTTATTCGGCATCGGTTTTACATTGATGACTGAGAGTGCTACGGCAAAAGGCGTTCGCTTCTGGACCGTTTATGGCCGTCGATTATTGCTGCTGGCGCTGATTGGACTCTTTCATTTGGCTTTTATTTGGCCGGGCGATATTTTATTGATCTATGCCATTTGCGCCGTGCTCATGCTGCTGTTTTTTCGCAATACGCCGGTGCAACGCTTGTGGAAATGGACGCTGGTACTAATTGGCGTGCCGGCGTTGTTGGTAGCAGTGTTACTGGTAATTGTTTTAGACCCGGTTGCGCTGACTGCTATGCAAAAGGCATTGGCTCATGAAAAAGCCGCCTTGATGGACGATGTGGCACGTGCCAGCAGCGTCTATATCAACGGCAGTTTTTCTGAAGTAACGAGCGAACGCATTCGCAGTTACTGGTCATATCTGTCTTTGGATGGCATATACCTGCTGATGATAGTGCTTGGATACTTTCTGCTGGGCCGTTGGCTGGCAGTCTCAGGGAAAGTGATTGACTTGCCCGCGCATCGAAGGTTTTTGCGCCGTTGGGCAATGGTGGGCCTTCCATTGGGCTTGTTATTGGCAGCCTTGAGCACTGCACTTTTTTATCAAGGCGATATCGTGATGCTCGACCCAGGCCCCGTGGTGGGTGAGTTTCTGGGGTTGGTGGCAGGGGTGATTTTGCCGCTGGGTTATCTGGCAGCGGTATTGCTGGCCGCATCAAAACTCACCTGGTTGGCTCCGTTAGGGCGCACTGCATTAAGCCAATATCTGTTGCAGTCAATTATATGGACCAGCGTTTTCTACGGCTACGGTCTGGGCCTTTGGGGGCAGGTGCCCAGGGTTTGGCAGCTTGTGCTGGCCGTGGCATTTTTTGCGCTGCAAGTCGTTATCAGCCATTGGTGGTTGAAACGCTACCGTTTCGGCCCCGCCGAGTGGCTGTGGCGATCTTTTACCTATTGGAATTGGCAGCCTTTTAAAAACGAGAAAAGCAGCTAA
- a CDS encoding LysR family transcriptional regulator codes for MQDLNDLYYFVKAVEFGGFAPAGRELGIPKSKLSRRIAMLEEKLGVRLIQRSTRHFQVTEIGERYFEHCSAMLIEAEAAQEAIDIVRVEPRGRIRVTCPVGLLHFHVGQMLADFMRQYPQVSIDLEATNRRVDVLAEGVDIALRVRPLPLDDSNLVLRVLSDRGQCLVASADLIRQMGGQPAEPEALQQWPSLSRASRQEHHLWRLQHKDGRKQDVPFEPRYCTTDMLTLKTAAIAGVGVVQLPLLMLPDELNSGALVRVLPEWEPRREVIHLVFPSRRGMLPAVRALIDYLAEQYDRIEED; via the coding sequence ATGCAGGACCTGAATGACCTGTACTATTTTGTCAAAGCCGTTGAATTCGGTGGATTCGCCCCGGCAGGTCGAGAGTTGGGTATTCCCAAATCAAAGCTGAGCCGCCGCATTGCCATGCTGGAAGAAAAACTCGGCGTGCGCCTGATACAGCGTTCCACTCGCCATTTTCAGGTGACCGAGATAGGCGAACGCTATTTCGAGCACTGCAGCGCCATGCTGATCGAAGCCGAAGCGGCTCAGGAAGCTATCGACATTGTTCGGGTCGAACCCCGTGGGCGCATCCGCGTCACCTGTCCAGTGGGGCTGCTGCATTTTCATGTCGGCCAAATGCTGGCGGACTTCATGCGCCAGTATCCGCAAGTAAGCATTGACCTTGAAGCCACCAACAGGCGTGTGGACGTTCTGGCCGAAGGCGTGGACATAGCGCTACGCGTTCGCCCGTTGCCACTCGACGACAGTAATCTGGTACTCAGGGTGTTGTCCGACCGCGGGCAATGCCTGGTGGCCAGCGCCGACCTGATCCGGCAAATGGGTGGGCAACCCGCTGAGCCTGAGGCGTTGCAGCAATGGCCAAGCCTCAGTCGGGCTTCGCGCCAGGAACACCATCTCTGGCGCCTGCAACACAAGGATGGACGCAAGCAGGACGTACCCTTCGAACCGCGCTATTGCACCACCGACATGCTGACCCTCAAGACAGCGGCTATCGCAGGCGTAGGCGTGGTCCAGCTGCCCTTGCTGATGTTGCCTGACGAGCTGAATTCAGGTGCACTGGTCAGGGTGCTGCCGGAATGGGAACCGCGCCGTGAAGTGATTCATCTGGTGTTCCCGTCCAGGCGTGGAATGCTGCCTGCCGTCCGCGCGTTGATTGATTATCTGGCGGAACAGTACGACCGCATCGAAGAGGATTAG
- the ycaC gene encoding isochorismate family cysteine hydrolase YcaC, translated as MSKPYVRLDKNDAAVLLVDHQTGLLSLVRDIDPDRFKNNVLALAKYFELPTILTTSFEAGPNGPLVPELKEIFPDAPYIARPGQINAWDNEDFVAAVKATGKKQLIIAGVVTEVCVAFPTLSALAEDFDVFVVTDASGTFNALTRDSAWDRMSSAGAQLITWFGVACELHRDWRNDVEGLGQLFSNHIPDYRNLINSHTAFTAGK; from the coding sequence ATGAGCAAGCCTTATGTGCGTCTTGATAAAAATGATGCGGCTGTACTGTTGGTCGATCACCAGACCGGACTGCTGTCATTGGTCAGAGATATTGACCCGGACCGGTTCAAGAACAATGTGCTGGCACTGGCGAAGTACTTCGAGCTGCCTACCATTCTGACCACCAGTTTCGAGGCGGGACCGAATGGGCCCTTGGTACCAGAGCTCAAGGAGATTTTTCCTGACGCGCCGTACATCGCTCGGCCAGGTCAGATCAATGCCTGGGACAACGAAGACTTTGTCGCGGCGGTGAAAGCTACCGGCAAGAAGCAATTGATCATTGCGGGCGTGGTAACGGAGGTCTGCGTTGCTTTCCCTACCCTGTCCGCGCTGGCCGAGGATTTCGACGTATTTGTGGTGACAGATGCGTCCGGCACCTTCAATGCGCTGACGCGTGATTCCGCCTGGGATCGCATGTCTTCAGCCGGCGCGCAACTGATCACCTGGTTTGGTGTTGCCTGCGAGTTGCACCGCGATTGGCGGAACGACGTGGAAGGCCTGGGGCAATTGTTCTCGAATCATATTCCGGACTACCGGAACCTGATCAACAGCCATACCGCATTTACCGCCGGCAAGTAG
- the cadR gene encoding Cd(II)/Pb(II)-responsive transcriptional regulator has product MKIGELARLTDCQVETIRYYENEGLLPAPARSESNYRLYSREHLERLTFIRNCRTLDMTLNEIRRLLALMDNPEENCEGVNSLVDEHIRHVQVRMASLLVLEQQLLDLRHRCASGRGVDECGILQRLNTSGGVSTPPGDGHTHVGKSHRH; this is encoded by the coding sequence ATGAAAATTGGAGAGCTGGCCAGACTAACGGATTGCCAGGTTGAAACGATTCGCTATTACGAGAATGAAGGGCTCTTGCCTGCCCCGGCGCGTAGCGAATCCAATTACCGGCTTTACTCCCGTGAGCACCTTGAGCGGCTGACGTTTATTCGTAACTGTCGAACGCTGGACATGACCCTGAACGAGATTAGACGTTTGCTGGCGCTGATGGATAATCCCGAAGAAAACTGTGAAGGTGTGAATAGCCTGGTAGATGAACATATCCGGCATGTACAAGTGCGGATGGCCAGTTTGCTGGTGCTGGAACAACAACTGCTGGATTTACGGCATCGTTGTGCTTCCGGGCGCGGTGTCGATGAGTGCGGCATCCTTCAGCGCTTGAACACCTCAGGCGGTGTCAGTACGCCGCCAGGCGATGGCCATACACATGTTGGTAAAAGCCACCGTCACTAA
- a CDS encoding heavy metal translocating P-type ATPase — MDCPTEEKLIRDKLSSLPGVTDLGFNLIQRVLTVRHSESALPAVLAAIRDLGFTPVVEGSATANEEAQTAPRKKAWWPLALSGVAAVSAELLHFTQLAPEWVVAGIALFAILLCGLTTYKKGWVALKNGNLNINALMSIAVTGAVMIGQWPEAAMVMFLFTVAELIEAKSLDRARNAIRGLMDLTPERATVKQPDGTWLEVDIKNVAIGAQLRVRPGERIGLDGEVTAGHSTINQAPITGESLPVEKTTGDPVFAGTINQGGSLEYRATAAAANTTLARIIHAVEEAQGSRAPTQRFVDQFAKVYTPIVFLFALAIAIVPPLFMAEPWYDWIYRALVLLVVACPCALVISTPVTIVSGLAAAARKGILIKGGVYLEIGGKLGFLALDKTGTITHGKPVQTDYMPLVEQGSDRYLTHAASLASRSDHPVSLAIARHGSDKEPTLADVEGFEALPGRGVRGTIDGTHYHLGNHRLVEELGFCSLELETILERLECQGKTVVVLCDAQRAVALFAVADTVKDSSQEAIKELHALGVKTTMLSGDNAYTAEAIAKQVGIDEARGNLLPGDKLQAVEALQARGYVVGMVGDGINDAPALATSEIGFAMAAAGSDTAIDTADVALMDDDLRKIPSFIRLSRQTAAILKQNIILALGIKALFLVITLSGQATMWMAVFADMGVSLLVVFNGLRLLKK, encoded by the coding sequence ATGGACTGCCCCACGGAAGAAAAACTGATCCGCGACAAGCTATCGTCCCTGCCTGGCGTCACTGATTTGGGATTCAACCTGATTCAACGCGTACTGACCGTCCGCCACTCTGAGAGTGCGCTGCCAGCAGTCCTTGCCGCTATTCGCGACCTCGGCTTCACGCCAGTGGTTGAGGGCTCAGCAACAGCCAACGAAGAGGCGCAAACTGCCCCGCGCAAGAAAGCCTGGTGGCCTTTGGCGCTATCAGGTGTGGCCGCCGTATCGGCCGAACTGCTGCACTTTACCCAGCTGGCACCAGAATGGGTAGTCGCTGGCATAGCCCTGTTCGCCATTTTGCTGTGCGGCCTGACAACCTATAAAAAGGGCTGGGTTGCCCTGAAGAACGGTAACCTGAACATCAATGCTCTGATGAGTATCGCAGTGACCGGCGCGGTGATGATAGGGCAATGGCCGGAAGCCGCCATGGTCATGTTTCTCTTTACCGTCGCCGAGTTGATCGAAGCCAAATCGCTTGATCGGGCGCGCAATGCCATACGGGGGTTGATGGATTTAACGCCAGAGCGGGCCACGGTGAAGCAGCCCGACGGCACATGGCTTGAAGTAGACATCAAGAACGTCGCCATAGGAGCGCAACTCAGGGTTCGGCCAGGCGAGCGTATCGGCCTCGATGGCGAGGTCACTGCCGGTCACTCCACCATCAACCAGGCGCCCATCACCGGAGAAAGCCTGCCGGTAGAGAAAACCACCGGCGACCCGGTTTTTGCGGGAACCATCAACCAGGGAGGCTCACTGGAGTACCGAGCCACGGCCGCCGCTGCCAACACGACGCTGGCTCGCATCATTCACGCGGTTGAAGAAGCCCAGGGCTCACGTGCCCCGACCCAGCGCTTTGTCGACCAGTTTGCCAAAGTGTACACCCCGATAGTATTCCTGTTCGCACTCGCTATCGCCATTGTACCGCCGCTGTTTATGGCCGAACCCTGGTACGACTGGATCTATCGTGCCCTGGTATTGCTGGTCGTCGCTTGCCCTTGCGCCTTGGTCATTTCAACGCCCGTCACCATTGTCAGTGGTCTGGCTGCAGCCGCGCGCAAAGGTATCCTGATCAAAGGCGGTGTGTATCTGGAAATCGGCGGCAAGCTTGGCTTCCTGGCACTCGACAAGACCGGAACCATTACCCATGGCAAGCCGGTGCAGACCGATTACATGCCCTTGGTCGAACAGGGCTCGGATCGCTACCTTACCCATGCGGCCAGCCTGGCTAGCCGGTCCGATCATCCTGTTTCACTAGCGATAGCCAGGCATGGCTCTGACAAAGAGCCGACCTTAGCGGACGTGGAAGGATTCGAAGCGCTACCGGGTCGAGGTGTACGGGGCACTATTGACGGCACGCACTATCATCTGGGTAATCACCGCCTGGTGGAAGAGCTTGGTTTTTGCTCACTGGAGCTGGAAACAATCCTCGAGCGCCTCGAATGCCAGGGCAAAACAGTGGTCGTGCTGTGCGATGCGCAGCGAGCCGTAGCCCTGTTCGCTGTCGCCGATACAGTCAAAGACTCCAGCCAAGAGGCGATAAAAGAGCTGCATGCGCTGGGCGTGAAGACAACCATGCTGTCCGGCGACAATGCATACACTGCTGAAGCCATCGCAAAGCAGGTCGGTATTGACGAAGCGCGCGGCAACCTCCTCCCGGGTGACAAGCTACAAGCCGTTGAAGCATTGCAAGCACGCGGCTACGTGGTCGGTATGGTCGGCGACGGCATCAATGATGCGCCCGCACTGGCGACCTCTGAAATTGGCTTTGCCATGGCTGCCGCGGGTTCGGACACTGCCATCGACACTGCGGATGTCGCATTGATGGACGACGACCTGCGCAAAATTCCGTCCTTCATCCGACTGTCCCGGCAAACAGCAGCCATCCTCAAGCAAAACATCATTCTGGCGTTAGGAATCAAGGCGCTGTTTCTCGTCATCACGCTATCGGGTCAGGCAACGATGTGGATGGCGGTGTTTGCTGATATGGGCGTCAGTTTGTTGGTGGTGTTCAATGGCCTGCGCCTTCTGAAAAAGTAA
- a CDS encoding DUF3703 domain-containing protein — MKTALQLAIAQAFQQAEYAKQEQRSADAFQWLERAHILTQRQPLLHARSHWMMLALGWQTNDYREVAGQIPRIVAALLFSRVWVPFGNTGRSRVSAFKPMPISAELKELLSNSDRNPPRR, encoded by the coding sequence ATGAAAACAGCCTTGCAACTCGCCATTGCACAAGCCTTTCAACAGGCTGAGTACGCCAAGCAGGAACAGCGCAGTGCAGACGCCTTTCAATGGTTAGAGCGCGCGCACATACTGACTCAGCGCCAACCTCTGCTGCATGCCAGATCACACTGGATGATGCTCGCGCTTGGCTGGCAGACAAATGATTATCGTGAAGTCGCGGGGCAAATACCTCGCATTGTCGCGGCACTGTTGTTCTCCAGAGTGTGGGTGCCCTTCGGAAATACCGGCCGCTCCAGAGTCAGTGCTTTCAAGCCAATGCCGATCTCTGCAGAGCTAAAGGAGTTGCTTTCGAACAGCGACAGGAATCCACCTCGTCGTTGA
- a CDS encoding rhomboid family intramembrane serine protease — MAGKKHCPHCVNTTLAVNYYEGEEVDNCNTCGGLWFERGSLNAIIAAKCQHVEEADYVANLGPALEPSHRHCPDCGTRLQVFHVLNDFHVDIDVCQRCDGAWVEKDTACKVAKSSAIKHALVEMNKTVNWKTWIFQMLSRMPLEYNVKPRITPWVTYALIAINTLIFLTYGFDPVLAGRVFGGFAIAPADIQAGSHWWAFVTAIFLHGSLMHLIGNMYFLWVIGDNLEDALGHWRFLGLYLLCGILAGLVSVLANLGSEIPSVGASGAIAGLFGMYILWFPNASMTFMFFVWQKKLAVMWYFAIWLALNFYGMAMGQQGIDYWAHVGGFIAGLAIGFALRQRVWTANPLLAHLAGPEVKVRR; from the coding sequence ATGGCCGGGAAAAAGCATTGCCCCCATTGCGTCAATACGACTCTTGCCGTCAATTACTACGAGGGTGAAGAAGTCGACAATTGCAACACGTGCGGAGGGTTGTGGTTCGAGAGGGGTAGTCTCAACGCCATTATCGCCGCCAAGTGTCAGCATGTGGAAGAGGCCGACTATGTGGCCAACCTGGGCCCGGCTCTGGAACCGTCGCATCGACATTGCCCGGACTGTGGCACCCGGCTGCAGGTGTTCCATGTGCTGAACGACTTTCACGTCGATATCGACGTCTGCCAGCGCTGCGATGGCGCCTGGGTAGAGAAGGACACGGCGTGCAAGGTGGCCAAGTCCTCGGCCATCAAACATGCCCTGGTCGAGATGAACAAAACAGTGAACTGGAAAACCTGGATCTTCCAGATGCTGTCACGCATGCCGCTGGAGTACAACGTCAAACCGCGCATTACCCCCTGGGTGACCTATGCGCTGATTGCCATCAATACCCTGATCTTTCTGACCTACGGCTTTGATCCGGTGCTGGCCGGGCGGGTCTTTGGCGGCTTCGCCATAGCGCCAGCCGACATTCAGGCGGGTAGCCACTGGTGGGCCTTTGTCACTGCGATCTTTCTGCATGGCAGCTTGATGCACCTGATCGGCAATATGTATTTTTTGTGGGTGATCGGGGATAACCTGGAAGATGCCCTGGGTCATTGGCGCTTTCTTGGGCTCTACCTGCTTTGTGGCATTCTGGCCGGGCTTGTCAGTGTTCTGGCCAACCTGGGGTCAGAGATCCCGTCTGTCGGTGCCAGTGGCGCTATTGCCGGGTTGTTCGGCATGTATATTCTGTGGTTCCCCAATGCCAGCATGACCTTCATGTTCTTCGTCTGGCAGAAGAAGCTTGCGGTTATGTGGTACTTCGCTATCTGGTTGGCGTTGAACTTTTACGGCATGGCCATGGGGCAACAGGGTATCGACTACTGGGCGCATGTCGGCGGCTTCATCGCCGGCCTGGCGATCGGCTTCGCTCTGCGCCAACGGGTATGGACGGCCAATCCGCTACTGGCCCACCTGGCGGGTCCGGAAGTGAAGGTCAGACGCTAG
- the egtD gene encoding L-histidine N(alpha)-methyltransferase: MSSTVIRAQAKPVAESIDGEFYRDVISGLRQRQKQLSPKYFYDALGSHYFDQICQLDEYYPYRTELNLLPDVAADLNDYFADRGAEGLNVVEFGAGSLHKIKPLLDGVAAIRRFTAIDISGAHLHNACALLAEHYPSLEIQPIEGDFTKPLELAPSAATPMGFFPGSTIGNLNPTSAIHFLASARKTLGDGSYMVLGVDTKKDEQVLNRAYNDREGVTARFNKNILTRINRELGADFEPDNFDHSAWYNRERGRVEMHLCSRSEQSVRLGKENFQFRIGESIHTENSYKYHPEEFQQLAAEAGWQAEKWWLAEDNLFSVVLLGNQGQVELTP; encoded by the coding sequence ATGTCCTCCACAGTCATCCGTGCCCAGGCCAAGCCTGTGGCTGAGTCGATCGACGGAGAATTTTACCGGGATGTGATCTCGGGGTTGCGCCAACGGCAGAAGCAGCTGTCACCGAAATACTTTTACGATGCGCTGGGGTCGCATTATTTTGACCAGATCTGTCAGCTCGATGAGTACTATCCCTATCGAACTGAACTCAACCTGCTGCCAGACGTGGCCGCCGATCTGAATGATTACTTTGCCGACCGGGGGGCAGAAGGGCTGAATGTGGTCGAGTTCGGCGCGGGCTCCTTGCACAAGATCAAACCCTTGCTTGACGGCGTGGCGGCGATTCGAAGGTTTACCGCCATCGATATTTCCGGTGCCCATCTGCACAATGCCTGTGCGCTGTTGGCGGAACACTATCCGTCACTGGAGATACAACCGATTGAAGGTGATTTTACCAAACCTCTGGAATTGGCGCCGAGCGCGGCAACGCCCATGGGCTTTTTCCCGGGCTCTACCATCGGCAATTTGAACCCGACCTCTGCGATACATTTTCTGGCAAGCGCCCGCAAAACCCTGGGTGATGGCAGTTACATGGTGCTGGGGGTGGATACCAAAAAAGATGAGCAGGTGCTCAATCGGGCCTACAACGATAGAGAAGGTGTAACCGCACGCTTCAACAAGAATATTCTGACGCGCATCAACCGCGAGTTGGGGGCTGATTTCGAGCCGGACAACTTTGACCACAGCGCCTGGTACAACCGTGAGCGGGGACGCGTCGAAATGCATTTGTGCAGTCGCAGTGAACAATCCGTGCGCCTGGGCAAAGAGAACTTCCAGTTTCGTATCGGCGAATCCATTCACACGGAAAATTCCTACAAGTATCACCCCGAGGAGTTTCAACAGTTGGCTGCTGAGGCAGGCTGGCAGGCCGAGAAGTGGTGGCTGGCTGAGGACAATCTGTTTTCGGTAGTGCTGCTGGGAAACCAGGGTCAGGTTGAGCTGACGCCGTGA
- the egtB gene encoding ergothioneine biosynthesis protein EgtB, which yields MFLDTDLDVGRADLRDASSDYLRVRARTLELTRDLSDEDMLLQSMPDASPTKWHLAHTTWFFETFLLQPHLPGYRCVDPAYQYLFNSYYDTIGERHPRPVRGLLSRPSLAKVLDYRARVDRAMEQLLASASPDVRAGVTIGLHHEMQHQELILTDIKHALSCNPYAFTGFGLGAGARSSEAPDTGFSSFAGGLVEVGTDAEQGFAYDCEQPRHQVFLQPFQLRNSPVSNGEWLAFIEDGGYRRPELWLSDGWSHCQSEGWQAPLYWQWREQQWQQLTLRGYLPVNPAAPVCHISYYEADAFARWAGYRLPTEFEWECAAGTLPLRGHFAEADRWQPQPAGPEPGLKQMYGDVWEWTASSFSPYPGFTPPAGALAEYNGKFMANQWVLRGGSCATAEQQMRASYRNFFYAHQRWQFSGLRLAR from the coding sequence ATGTTTTTGGACACTGATCTTGATGTTGGTCGAGCTGATCTTCGGGATGCCTCAAGCGACTATCTCAGGGTGCGTGCGCGAACCCTGGAACTGACCCGTGATCTCAGTGATGAGGACATGCTGCTGCAGTCCATGCCCGACGCCAGTCCGACCAAATGGCACCTGGCGCATACCACCTGGTTTTTTGAGACCTTTCTGCTTCAGCCTCACCTGCCCGGTTATCGTTGTGTCGACCCGGCCTACCAATACCTGTTCAACTCCTACTACGACACTATCGGTGAGCGTCACCCGCGGCCGGTGCGCGGTTTGCTGTCCCGGCCTTCTCTGGCGAAAGTCCTGGACTATCGCGCCCGGGTGGATCGCGCGATGGAGCAGCTGCTGGCCTCAGCCAGCCCCGATGTGCGCGCTGGCGTGACCATCGGCCTGCACCATGAAATGCAGCACCAGGAACTGATTCTCACCGACATCAAGCATGCCCTGTCATGCAATCCTTATGCCTTTACCGGCTTCGGGCTGGGCGCCGGGGCGCGATCGTCGGAGGCCCCGGATACCGGCTTCAGCTCCTTCGCCGGTGGTCTGGTCGAGGTGGGTACCGATGCGGAACAGGGGTTTGCCTACGACTGTGAACAGCCCAGGCATCAGGTGTTTCTCCAGCCTTTTCAGCTGCGCAACAGCCCGGTCAGCAACGGTGAGTGGTTGGCGTTTATTGAAGACGGTGGCTATCGTCGCCCGGAGTTGTGGTTGTCCGACGGCTGGAGCCATTGTCAGAGCGAGGGCTGGCAGGCTCCGCTGTATTGGCAGTGGCGTGAGCAGCAGTGGCAGCAACTGACGTTGCGTGGCTACTTGCCGGTCAATCCGGCGGCGCCGGTATGTCACATCAGTTATTACGAAGCCGACGCCTTTGCCCGCTGGGCCGGGTATCGATTGCCCACGGAATTCGAGTGGGAATGCGCTGCCGGCACTCTACCCCTGCGTGGGCACTTTGCCGAAGCCGACCGTTGGCAACCGCAGCCGGCAGGGCCCGAGCCGGGTCTGAAACAGATGTACGGCGATGTTTGGGAGTGGACCGCCAGCAGCTTCAGTCCCTATCCGGGCTTTACCCCGCCCGCCGGTGCTCTGGCGGAATACAACGGCAAGTTCATGGCCAACCAGTGGGTCTTGCGAGGTGGGTCCTGTGCCACGGCCGAGCAGCAAATGCGCGCAAGCTACCGCAACTTTTTTTACGCCCATCAACGCTGGCAGTTCAGTGGCTTGCGCCTGGCCCGGTAG
- a CDS encoding YehS family protein codes for MTNNDILRRLRYAFDLKDSAVVGIIALADIDVTEEQVVAWLKREEDDGFLEMNDREMAAFLNGFIIFKRGKRDGAQPPLEERLNNNMVLQKLRIALNLQAEGVLHLLELADFRLSKHELSAFFRKPGNKNYRECKDQILRRFLLGIQLQSRPGEIDPELQ; via the coding sequence TTGACCAACAATGATATTTTACGCCGCTTGCGTTATGCGTTTGACTTAAAAGACAGCGCAGTGGTCGGCATCATCGCCCTGGCCGATATTGACGTGACCGAAGAGCAGGTAGTCGCCTGGTTGAAAAGGGAGGAAGACGACGGTTTTCTCGAGATGAATGACCGTGAAATGGCCGCTTTTCTCAATGGTTTTATTATCTTCAAGCGTGGCAAGCGCGACGGGGCGCAGCCTCCGCTGGAAGAGCGCCTTAACAATAATATGGTGTTGCAGAAATTGCGGATCGCGCTCAATTTACAGGCTGAAGGTGTTCTACACTTGTTGGAGTTGGCTGACTTTCGGCTCAGCAAGCATGAATTAAGTGCTTTTTTTCGCAAGCCGGGGAACAAGAATTATCGAGAATGCAAGGATCAGATCCTTCGCAGGTTTTTGCTCGGCATTCAGCTGCAATCAAGGCCGGGCGAGATTGATCCAGAGCTGCAATAA